The Nitrospira tepida genome includes a window with the following:
- a CDS encoding TOMM precursor leader peptide-binding protein, which produces MEPPLRSMPTQIIPIAGGVLLKRGCTEVKINGDRAAAIVRDVLLAAAFEEKAGEEICEQFAEPDRPVVRQLINQLIQRRLLLPTNRSHLRSDELEEGEDVFYWHFESSLQEVRNRLAAKHLGILGVNFISRRLIAELRDSGFEHLTIIDLPILRNLRMFDVPDSTPNLGQGEGDDFLSFVEWDRHPARYPLDCLVAACDFAAADCFRQINALCIKQALPMMPVMLHNMVGTVGPLMIPGETPCYECFTLREHSNREDAHTASIFDRMAFEGQGVTGFHPVMATVSAEVACFELIGVFSDVLPKRKPGTFIEINVLAGQMSRRRALKVPRCPVCGPVVAHPPISITKALADERAL; this is translated from the coding sequence ATGGAACCTCCGCTGCGCTCAATGCCCACGCAAATCATTCCGATCGCCGGCGGCGTCTTGCTCAAACGCGGTTGCACCGAAGTCAAAATCAATGGAGACCGCGCCGCAGCCATCGTGCGGGATGTCTTACTCGCTGCGGCCTTTGAAGAGAAGGCCGGTGAAGAAATCTGTGAACAATTTGCGGAACCTGACCGACCTGTCGTGCGACAGCTCATCAACCAGCTCATCCAACGCCGTTTATTGTTACCCACGAACCGATCACACTTACGCAGCGACGAGCTGGAAGAAGGAGAAGATGTCTTCTATTGGCATTTCGAGTCCTCCTTGCAGGAGGTTCGAAACAGACTGGCGGCGAAGCACCTGGGAATTCTGGGCGTCAACTTTATCAGCCGGCGCCTCATCGCCGAACTTAGAGACTCGGGATTTGAGCATCTTACAATTATCGATCTTCCCATCCTCCGCAATCTCAGGATGTTCGACGTTCCGGACTCGACGCCGAACCTTGGGCAGGGCGAAGGAGACGACTTTCTCTCCTTTGTCGAGTGGGATAGACATCCGGCTCGCTATCCGCTCGACTGCTTGGTCGCAGCCTGCGATTTTGCGGCTGCAGACTGTTTTCGACAGATAAACGCTCTCTGCATAAAACAAGCACTGCCCATGATGCCGGTCATGCTACACAATATGGTGGGCACCGTCGGCCCTTTGATGATCCCTGGCGAAACCCCTTGCTACGAATGTTTTACTTTGAGGGAACACTCGAATCGAGAGGACGCCCACACGGCATCGATCTTCGACCGTATGGCATTTGAGGGTCAAGGGGTGACGGGCTTCCATCCCGTGATGGCCACCGTGTCGGCCGAGGTCGCCTGCTTCGAGTTGATCGGTGTTTTTAGCGACGTGCTCCCCAAGCGCAAGCCCGGAACATTTATCGAAATCAACGTTCTCGCCGGCCAGATGTCGAGGCGGAGAGCGTTGAAGGTGCCCCGATGTCCCGTTTGCGGTCCTGTAGTCGCACACCCCCCCATCTCCATTACGAAGGCGCTGGCAGATGAACGGGCTCTCTAG
- a CDS encoding SagB/ThcOx family dehydrogenase: MKPSHWQDILVPPGDDEKTWELFHENSKIGRHSFAAPAEEVRKRMAQFYESLPYEGYPVIHLPSASPLSIPLDSVLTARASHREMFPATLSLEDTSTFLHYAYGPMRKNSTSSIPRSFRAVPSGGALYPLELFFYSSRVEGLEAGCYHYNPDQAHVRRVLSGDHSPRLSRALVQPDIIHCSSILFFITSVFERTVFKYGNRGYRFALLETGHVAQNLNLVAGALGLGCLNIGGFFDREVDSLLGLDGLNQSTLYLVAVGSPRTSNPRSDKKW, from the coding sequence ATGAAACCCTCACATTGGCAAGATATTCTCGTGCCGCCTGGTGATGACGAAAAGACTTGGGAACTCTTCCACGAAAACTCCAAAATTGGACGCCATAGTTTCGCTGCCCCCGCTGAGGAAGTTAGGAAACGAATGGCCCAATTCTATGAGTCCTTACCCTATGAGGGCTATCCGGTTATTCATTTGCCTTCGGCATCGCCTTTGTCCATTCCGCTCGACAGCGTCCTCACGGCCCGTGCTTCGCACAGGGAGATGTTTCCGGCCACTCTGAGTTTGGAGGACACATCGACTTTCCTTCACTACGCCTATGGCCCGATGAGGAAGAACTCAACCTCGTCCATTCCTCGATCGTTTCGGGCGGTTCCGTCTGGTGGAGCCCTGTACCCGCTGGAGCTGTTCTTCTACAGCAGCCGTGTAGAAGGGCTTGAAGCAGGGTGTTACCATTACAACCCCGACCAGGCCCACGTGCGAAGAGTATTATCGGGCGACCATTCGCCAAGATTGTCACGAGCCCTCGTACAGCCAGATATTATCCACTGCTCTTCGATTCTGTTTTTCATTACCAGCGTCTTCGAACGGACCGTGTTCAAGTACGGGAACCGGGGGTATCGCTTCGCGCTTCTTGAGACCGGTCACGTTGCGCAGAATCTGAATCTGGTGGCTGGCGCGCTCGGATTAGGCTGTCTCAATATCGGAGGGTTTTTCGACAGGGAGGTGGATTCGCTTCTCGGTCTAGATGGATTGAATCAATCGACGCTCTACCTCGTTGCGGTCGGCTCACCCCGGACATCTAACCCTCGATCGGACAAGAAATGGTGA
- a CDS encoding YcaO-like family protein, which translates to MNGLSRQIQVPVRRLLDVLEDLLDDRVGIIRHVEEIRREPGAPAFFHYLAQACDARPLGGYQNYASGGGAASERTSALGKAVGEAIERYCSAFYRLDELPFSPYASASFDCIPPESFALYEQTQYQDPEFPYVPFTESTPIHWTPSVDLATGAPVHVPAAMVFMPYHFDTAAGEPPFCQRISTGLACHCSFEEAAVGGICEVIERDAFTITWQARLARPIILRKSLPAPLADLADRIEATGTKLTLLFLEMDHGVPTVLSIASNTEPDGPALIFAAASSLNPVIAARKSMEEIAHTWRLAYHLKGSPPLVSGPGCGGITSQDDHVHFFCAHENAHLANFIVSRGDPVPFDALSDLSTGDARSDLEVLKSRIASLGARILLADLTTDDVRNLGLRVVRAIIPGFHPLFIGHRLRALGGERLWTIPQRLGYGGITCATGDNPAPHPYP; encoded by the coding sequence ATGAACGGGCTCTCTAGGCAAATACAGGTCCCCGTGAGACGACTCTTGGATGTTCTCGAAGACCTGCTCGATGACCGGGTAGGGATAATCCGTCATGTGGAAGAGATCAGGCGGGAGCCGGGCGCGCCGGCTTTCTTTCACTACTTGGCTCAAGCCTGCGATGCTCGGCCACTGGGAGGGTATCAGAACTATGCCTCCGGCGGGGGAGCAGCCAGTGAACGAACCTCCGCGCTGGGAAAGGCCGTCGGGGAGGCAATCGAACGGTATTGCTCCGCCTTTTATCGCCTCGACGAATTGCCCTTTTCGCCTTACGCCAGTGCCTCTTTTGATTGCATCCCACCGGAGTCGTTCGCTCTGTATGAGCAGACGCAATATCAAGACCCTGAATTTCCCTATGTGCCCTTCACGGAATCCACTCCGATCCACTGGACCCCATCCGTCGATCTTGCGACAGGCGCCCCTGTTCACGTCCCGGCGGCCATGGTGTTCATGCCGTATCATTTTGATACCGCCGCAGGAGAGCCGCCGTTTTGCCAACGCATTTCCACTGGGCTTGCCTGTCATTGCTCGTTTGAAGAGGCTGCCGTGGGGGGAATCTGCGAGGTCATCGAACGGGATGCGTTTACCATCACCTGGCAAGCGCGTCTTGCCCGGCCCATCATTCTCAGAAAGAGTCTTCCTGCTCCTCTTGCCGATCTGGCCGATCGGATCGAAGCGACTGGAACCAAGCTGACACTTCTGTTTCTCGAAATGGATCACGGCGTACCGACCGTGCTCTCGATCGCAAGCAACACGGAGCCTGATGGCCCGGCGTTGATATTCGCTGCGGCCTCGAGTCTGAATCCCGTGATTGCGGCAAGAAAAAGCATGGAGGAAATAGCTCATACGTGGAGGCTCGCCTATCATTTGAAAGGATCGCCGCCGCTCGTATCGGGCCCAGGCTGCGGCGGGATCACAAGCCAGGACGATCATGTGCATTTCTTCTGTGCACATGAAAACGCGCACTTGGCAAATTTCATCGTCTCGCGTGGCGATCCCGTTCCCTTTGATGCCCTCTCCGATCTCTCGACCGGCGATGCCCGAAGCGATCTTGAAGTGTTGAAGAGTCGTATCGCCTCCCTTGGAGCACGGATCCTGCTGGCCGATCTCACCACGGACGATGTCCGCAACCTCGGGCTTCGAGTCGTCAGAGCGATAATCCCCGGCTTTCATCCGCTCTTCATAGGACATCGGTTGCGTGCTTTAGGCGGGGAACGCCTATGGACAATCCCCCAACGGCTGGGCTACGGCGGCATCACTTGCGCAACTGGCGACAATCCCGCTCCTCATCCTTATCCCTAG